The following are encoded together in the Acidobacteriota bacterium genome:
- the amrB gene encoding AmmeMemoRadiSam system protein B, whose protein sequence is MPDAEPVRSPAVAGTFYPADAAILRRDVSTYLKNGNKSRALGSVVPHAGYMYSGHVAGAVYAHLELPRRFVILCPNHTGAGEPLAIMSAGAWATPLGTAKIDNELAAGLKAAFPYLEEDAQAHRTEHSLEVQLPFLQVLLPDFSFVPICIGVGQLAVLQALGQALAAVLAKQDGIMVIASSDMNHYESDAITRVKDGKAIDRILALDPAGLHDTVRRERISMCGYGPTVAMLTATKALGATQAELVKYATSGDISGDRDAVVGYAGIVVR, encoded by the coding sequence ATGCCTGACGCCGAGCCAGTCCGTTCTCCCGCCGTCGCGGGAACCTTCTATCCCGCCGACGCCGCGATACTCCGCCGCGACGTCTCCACCTATTTGAAGAATGGGAATAAGTCGCGCGCGCTCGGCTCGGTCGTCCCGCACGCCGGCTATATGTACTCCGGACACGTTGCCGGCGCTGTCTACGCCCACCTCGAGCTGCCACGGCGTTTCGTCATTCTCTGCCCGAACCACACCGGCGCGGGCGAGCCGCTCGCCATCATGAGCGCCGGCGCGTGGGCCACGCCCCTGGGGACCGCGAAGATCGATAACGAACTGGCCGCAGGACTGAAGGCCGCTTTTCCCTATCTCGAAGAAGACGCGCAGGCGCACCGCACCGAGCATTCGCTCGAGGTGCAGCTTCCGTTCCTGCAAGTGCTCCTTCCCGATTTCAGTTTTGTGCCCATCTGCATCGGCGTCGGCCAGCTCGCCGTGTTGCAGGCACTCGGACAGGCGCTCGCCGCCGTCCTCGCAAAGCAAGACGGCATCATGGTCATCGCTTCCAGCGACATGAACCACTATGAGTCCGACGCCATCACGCGGGTGAAGGACGGCAAAGCCATCGACCGCATCCTCGCCCTCGATCCTGCGGGACTGCACGACACGGTGCGGCGCGAGCGCATCAGCATGTGCGGCTACGGCCCGACCGTCGCCATGCTCACTGCGACGAAGGCGCTGGGCGCGACCCAAGCTGAACTAGTGAAGTACGCGACCTCGGGCGATATCTCCGGCGATCGCGACGCGGTCGTGGGATATGCGGGGATCGTCGTGAGGTAG